The stretch of DNA CTATGATTTTCCTCATTTGTTTGTTAGGCACGTGTatcctttctctttttttgtgtCCACGCTTCAAGCTTGAAAGAGCCAATCTTGGACACACACGTCTAGATTCTTGAGAGTGAGAAATTTTTAGAAacatccttttaattttttgaaatacaATTTATGATCTCACTTGTTGAACAGAATTATTGCCCTCTTACTCAAAATATTGGAATTATTGAAATGCACTCTATTTTCAGTTTTGTGAGGACAAGATTACTTTTCAAGCAAAAAGAATAATCAATGAACTTGTTCATATTCAATAAGATTTCTAAATATTCAAACCAAATGGAAGCACAAACTCAACCAACTATATAATATAGGCAAAAATGGTAATTCAATACTTGAATTCTCATAccagcaatgaaaaaaaaataaatatatcccACACCATTAATTACATTATGATAAGGATACTCACACTTTGACATACTAACCAAAAAAGATTATATCAAATCACAAGACACACCCTCATTCTATTATTGGAGAAAAAAGCATCAAATTCTCCAAGAAAAAAAACGAATTAATGAATAATACTAGTCATATAATATAGAAGCACTAGAACAATAATAGGCACACCATTGCAGATTGCAATGTTATCACTTATCATCAATCAGTGACTTAATTAAACTTGGAAAGGCCATGGCCAATCCTTCAAATCCTCTTCATTCTGAACCTTATTACTCCTCACAGCAACAATGGCGCCACCATGATGATTCTCACCTTCAACATAATGATAGTACTTGAGGAAAAATGCAAGAGTCATAACCATCCATTCCAAGCAGAAAATCAAGATGCTAAGTCCACCAGCCAACTTGAGAATCACAGAACCATCCTCTTCTCTAACATAAGATTTCAACTGTCCAAGAAAATCAGAAGTTCTTGTGAAGACCAAGACAGAAACCGAGCCTTGGAATATGGCGGTGAGGACGGTGAAGATCATGTGGGCAGAGTACCATCGGCTGATGCCGGCCGAGACGGCCGCGCAACCGGAGACGGCACCGACGATGGTGAAGACGTGGAGGAGGATAAGGAAGAAGCCGCAAAGGGAAGGTAGGAGCCTGAGGGAGAGAGTGAGGAAGATGCAGCTGGAGGCTGCACCTAAGAGGATGTAGTTGCTGAAAAGGAAGGCCTTGTGGATGTGGTAGTGTTGTGGAGACACTGaaccattgttgttgttgttcaatGAAATTCCCATTCTggaaatgaatgaatgaaatggAACTTTAAGAATAAGGTTGAATTGATGTTGTGATTGAAGATTGAAGGATGAAGAAGAGTGAAGTTTTGTTTGTTGGAGTGAGCGAGTGATGGTGATTgtgttaatataataaggttTTGGAGGCTAAACGGTCATATTTGTGTGCTGTGAAATGTGACCGTTGTTGGGATAAGGAGAAAATAGCATCATGTTCATGTTTGTGTTGCAACGGATACATTGCTAACagctattttcttttttggttttttggGTTGGCACTTGGCATTGACTTTGTTAAGGATCCACTTTTTGGTGATTCAGAATTGTTTTCATTTGATTACTTAATTACTGCTAGCTTTTCCAGCTCATTATTTCTGAGTATTTTGAAACTTTTCTCCTCTTTACCATTGGTGTTTCTTTTGCATACAGAAGTTTCCATGGAATGATTTTCAAATGGGGCGAATTAAATTGAGTAACTACAAAATTTAGCCAAATTTAAGCTAGATTGAACAAGTGATTAACTCACTCATTTCACTAAACAAGTGTCAATTATTCAGATTTCGTCTTTTGTGTTCAATAATCCATTGACAAATAACAAGTCGTTGAATAGAACTGAGATCCATGGCAAATAATCCTAGACTTGTTAGACGAAACTATTTTGCTAGGAAACTAATTAGGAGAATAGCCAACTAGAATCAACTAGTTAAAAAATACgagattttttatatattaaaaaaaaacaattctCCACTAccttaatttttcaaatttcaaaactaaaaatacaaaaaattgaattaaattggctTAAGTTATAGTTAGCTCCCAAACTTTTTCTAGACCGAAAGGATTATGTGGAAAAAAAATTGGCTGAATTTCTTGACATAAATCACGAGAATTATTAAAACTAAAAGTATTAAACCGacatttatttcaaaattaataatacatCATATTATTTGAACAACTCCATTAAATTCAATAACTACTTTAAGGAAGATGGTCCTTTACCCAAagtcataaataaatataactaTGAACTGCCGTagataaattcatatttctttctgcatactgcatagtGAATTTCCCAACAAACAAGGAATTTGCACCATAATATACAAAGAAAATAGGTACAGAACTAAATCACAAGCTAAGTTACATAAGCTTGAAGAGGCAGAATATCAATCTTGTTTAAAGGGAAATGCTACAACCAACATAAAGATTAGTGACTGTGGGAGTTACAAATGGCGATactttacaaaaatatatacattagAGACCCATATTACCATATTCTGTTACTATTATTAATCAATAAGATGGATGATACTCAGGCCACTTCAAGAAACTAAATATCTAAATTCTCCTATctccaaaaaattataaatgagAAAAGCCATAATAAACTAAAACGTTTGGGGGAGACCCTGCTGCAAGACTTTCAGTCAAAACAACCCACCACTGCTTTGAATCTTTCTTTACAACTATATCTGCCACTGCTACATGTAGGGTTCAGAAATCCGACTTCATGAGCTTTGTTCGAGGTTTTAAGTTAATATTTGCGAACGGTTTCGGCTGCTCTACATGAACATAATCCCTTGTCTTGAGAACCTGCCAACATTGTTGAATGTTAAATCTGAAACAATGCAAGAGTTGCCATGTATGCTTCAAAAAATTGGAAATAACATTAAACACTAATAATTATGAGCATGCTAACTGTTATACAAACCAGTCAAATCCTGGATAGTGGCAAATCCATGTGATGCAACAAGAATATTACGGTCAATAAAAGCAAAGTGTCACCTCCAGCAAATAGTCAATGGATTTTTTGTTAttccattttgatttttttaattttctatttgaaAATTTAGCATGCACACTGCATCTACTATAACCGACTATATATATTGAGGACTGAGAAAGCTTTGGtacacaattttttatttctaaaataccCTTTGTGtgtaaaaaatttgttatttctaagacttgaataaaaatttattataataggCACTAGTTAATGTAAAAATTCATTACATTATTAGATGATAAAACCAGTACATTATGTCCAGCCAGAAAAGAGTCCTCAAGAACATACCAGGGTTTCAAAAAACATCCTTGATGCTTCCTTGCGTGTTTTACCAGCTAATAAGTTGTCAAGATGAATATTCTGCCTTCCATTTAGATCATCCTTCTCAAACAAGATCTGCAGATACTTTGCAACAGCCCTGAGGATAAATGTATTAGATTAGTTAGCTACTGAAATATAACAAGCatcacaaaatatttaattgaagGTGAGTTTATATGAATAGCAAGCAGACCATACAACAGAAAAAATATATGCAGTTATCTTCTAAGCAGAGGAACTTTATTTTAACAAAGCTTTACATAAACATACCTGGTCCGGGAAGACCATCCACTAAGATCGGCTCCTCCTTCTGGtacataatcatcatcatcatcaatcatctcatcatcatcaacattcAAAAATCCTGGAAAAGAATAGAGACACCGAATTCAAACATATGAAACAAACAAACAAGATAGCAATGGTTACAGTATCACTCCTGTTTTCACCAACCAATACATATTAATGATTAGTTTGCAATTTCAAAGCTGAAATGATGGAACCAATGTCTAGTATCAATAGCTACTGTTTGAGTATATAGG from Arachis duranensis cultivar V14167 chromosome 4, aradu.V14167.gnm2.J7QH, whole genome shotgun sequence encodes:
- the LOC107486103 gene encoding uncharacterized protein LOC107486103, with translation MGISLNNNNNGSVSPQHYHIHKAFLFSNYILLGAASSCIFLTLSLRLLPSLCGFFLILLHVFTIVGAVSGCAAVSAGISRWYSAHMIFTVLTAIFQGSVSVLVFTRTSDFLGQLKSYVREEDGSVILKLAGGLSILIFCLEWMVMTLAFFLKYYHYVEGENHHGGAIVAVRSNKVQNEEDLKDWPWPFQV